The following is a genomic window from Gigantopelta aegis isolate Gae_Host chromosome 5, Gae_host_genome, whole genome shotgun sequence.
ataagtttaaatattattatgatttaatacatattttgaaaaaataactCTTTTATCAAAAAATGTTAAGCACATGAAcaagaaatttaaaaattaattagtacatttacggtattacacttacatacAGCCTTACAGTTTACgttacatcatcatttgtggttagtttacccaagtaccaaagacaaatttatataaatcttataaattaacattcaggttttactataatgaggaacagtgGCATGGTACTTATTTagaatcattataatgatgcaataaacattatatttccattaatcattaagtaaaacctcattacgaaCATTGTATGAAATATACcagaattatacccatttctgtgagtaactttatgtcaaacacaacatttattaattgtacaaaaataatctcttgaagtgtacccttgaAACCAActttttactgcacaaacatacaaaattaactgacacaagtatgtttatttaGCTATAATTGGtgttttcgttgtcttgctgtgacgtGATTTTAACATGAATCATGTGTATGCTGTCAACTGAGTCTAGCacttcagattcgtcatagttgcattatgtaacctattgtctgaaccaaattgttaacaactacgaaaactTACTCTCCTACCTAgtattgccgttagatttcctccaaagtttgtccagacagaaatcttgaaaaaacccattacaatgacacagattccacataccagatgataactatgtgaCCTATATCGAATTCGCTGAagagcgcatagggcaaaaagcatgtaattttgtgccagctgccattttgactttttatggaatattcttcaagagaggtgaaaggataggacttaatctaacaacgtcataacatgttatgatataaaagcaaacgtttattatttattacaatatttttttattattattatattttttaatgataccactagagataactgatttcatattaattgtgtcacatactttggaggctttcacccctcctgaagagtagtccataaacaagcaacatggcagacggcagaaaactgcatgtatttttccctgtgcaatctcagcaaagacgatatcggcgacgtgtgtggaatctgtatatttgtagtgggtttttttttgcgatttgtgtttggacaaactttggaggaaatctaacagaaattaaaggtaggagagtaattttttgtagtcgttaacaatttggttcggacaatagtggGAAGaaattttacaattcagaggtattattagaactaaattggatagttttatatatatggcaacactgaatgtcaataaacagcctgttgaattagggGCAGCACGCtttgtagccattacgatgacatgTCAATTTATAAACTCCACAtggttttttaacaatataaatatcccacaattctcacttcagCAAAGGTTAACAGTTGGGACTATtcagcctgttacattctcggaaaccgaaagtagttgACAATTTccaaatgagagaaaaaaaaaaggcagagttacttcccttatgtttttttatgcttacaaaaatgtcagtTAACAGGAGAACTTGTCTCCCATGCAGAAGAcgggagatttgatcaaataccggcagACTCCCgtggaatccgggagggttgacaggtctgcattTAGTTGCTTGTTTACCACAGccaaaactttactttaattcatttcatgtttccattcatgagttgGATTACGCatatacaacatgtatacaGTCTGTCAAgatttacagaaaaaaaatgtaattcatttgttttctaCCATGAAatggttttaataataattaataataaataatatgtgctCTATAGTCCCCGTCCCATCCCatctttttataaaaatgttttttttaaataagttcagttcagaaaattaattaaaagtgttttggaaataacaaaataatactatttctgtgtgcaatttagaaaacaatcgggtgaaagaaataaataacttgtagtaaattccatagtatgaaaaaggacGATTAATAGTAGGGACATTTAAATATGACAACATTTGATTGGTTGTTTGCTATGGCCATAACTTCagtttcattcatttaatgttttcattcataAGTCTGATTACGGTAACAGTCTATAAAGATTTACAGAAAATGTTTGACTAATTTGTTTCTTaatatgaaatggtatattttcataagcagatGCTTTAATTATAGTTTCCTCCGGCATTTTTGTTCAGACATTCGGCAAAATAATTTGACGTAAACTGAGCCACCAAAGGGGATGAAAATGCTAGGGGgcctttaataataatgaataataaatcagtgtgctttagtggtgtcattaaacaaaacaaattcccCGTTATATTTCAGTTTGTGACGCGGTAATGACGATGGACTTCTCCAACCCCAATCGACTGACAACTGCACCAGGGGTCAAGGTCACGACGAGCAACGTGACCTTCATTAACGGCATGGCCATGTTCTCGGGTCACGGTCTGATTCGTACGAGCATGTCGCTGGTGGAGGCCGCGGGTGGGTGTCCCGTCACCATACGACTGAGTTACAAATCGACGACCAGCGACAGACAGGTCCTCGTTAAGAGTCCGCTGTGTAGGATGGCCGAATCATCGTCGCTGGTCGTCACCGTCGATGGCAATGATGTTGTACTGGAGATGAAGAACTGGTTTGGTACAGCTATGTCCATGAGAGTTCCCACTGATGTAAgtaaaagttggttttgttttaaccGGCACATAGGGGGTTAGAAGCACAGACGTATACTCTGAGTATGGGTTctaactgggttataattgtattcttgtgttaaggAAACACCCAGTCTCTATGTCAGCTCCAAATGAAACACAAAattcaacctccactgaggggattcgaaccacacaCTCTCAGCATGAGagcagcgctctaccaactgagctacagTAATATACGGGAATTCCTACTAGATACTGCcagtagaaggaaggaaatgttttatttaacaacgcactcaacacattttatgtacggctatatggcgtcggacatatggttaaggaccacacacagacattgagagagtaaacccactgtcgccactttatgggctatattcttttcgattagcagcaagggatcttttatatgcaccagcccacagacaggatagtacataccatgtcctttgttacaccagttgtggagcacaggctggaacgagaaatattccaatggacccaccgatgggaatcgatcctagatcgatcgcgcatcaggcaagcgctgtaccactgagctatgtcctgtcCCCTCTGCCAGTAGAAGCATgtactttataccaacactactacactattttgtttaacaacaccactagagtacattgatttattaaatcatcggctggatgtcagacattttgtaattttgacatatagttttaaagaggaaaccagccacattgttccattagtagcaagaggtcttttatatgcaccatcccacagacaggatagcacataccacggcctttgatatgtaaGTAATTCACCTCGGGCTTTCTTCTAgaaagggtgggatgtagcccagtgatgtatggtcaatctaggatcgatccccatcggtgggtcaattgggctatttctcgttgcaaccagtacaccacgactggtatatcgaaggctgtggtatgtgctatcctgttgtgggatggtgcatataaaagatcccttgctactgatgaaaaacgTAGCGGATTTCCTTGCTTAGATTACACGTgtatctgtcaaaattaccaaatgtttgacatccagtagccaatgcatgattaatcaatcaatgtactttttttctgccagaaaatagtgtggtagtgttggtatatagtgctcctactggcagtagccaGTGGGAATTTCTCTATTAGCTCAGTTCGTTTAgcactggactctcgtactCAGAGtgtgtggttcgaatcccctcagtggaggttgatttttctgttacatttgaaGCCCATGTAGGGACAGGGTGttttcttaacacaagaatacaattataacccagttagAAATCATAGCGGTTCAACTTCCCATGGCCCACAGTTCTAGGATATAGCTAGCTTCATTTAGGGAGAGTACAgtgtatgtagtagtgtttgtATAaatagctagtgggaatttcactattagctcagtcggtagagtctgtggttcgaatccccttaGTGCAAGTTGATATAGTTAGAGAGTACGTAATagaaacaaaacagaccatacATGTAaagttatgggtttgaaatgttttgaaattggaacgagaaatagaccaatgcacgggccacagatggggatcgatcctagaccgaccgcacatcagccaagtgctttaccactgagctacgtcccctCCCATAATTGTTGCATAATTGTTGCAAAGGTTActaatttaaaattgttgtaggcaggctcaaaatttttgtaggtgagcattttgccccaatataaatatttcaaaattgtcatAGGTAAGAAATTCTGAAGTTCTAGCCCTGATAGGAATGTTTTGTGTATACCTGTAGATTCATATTACATTTTCTGTTACACAGGACTTCAAGACTGATGAATGGAAACAGGTGTCATTTGTTTATGATGGGAAGTTCGCCACTGGAAGAGTTTCTGGTGATAAGGTGACCTACATATTCAAAACCTTTGGTAAGTATCAGTTTggcaaaacaaatttatatattggCATCCAGCTTAAAGCCCAGTTTTCCATTATCATGTTTCCATATACGCAATTCCACACGctgaaataaatttttttatcgATGAGTGATGTTTTTTTGGGTGCGAGTTACTTAATACGGTGATGTCATGACGCAAAACATTTACTTTCAGCTTAAAGTACACTTTGACAATGTAAAATGTTCTATAGTAATACGCTTGAGAAAACACAGAGATGGAAAAGAACATTTCCTCACACGGAAACGTGCACGATAAAATGCGCACAGAATCGCAGGCCTAAACCCTAATTATACACTGATAACCAGTTATTTTAGTTGATACATGCATATTAACCAATCAAGAACAagcacataaaatataacagGGTTGTCGACAGGTGCAGagtaaattgaaaaatattgatatttgtcaggaagcattttttctttgtaaTTCTATTCCCAGcgacaatttaatttaaaaaacaacaaccccaaagcGGTGACAAATCACCAGTTGCAtgctcctatctttcaacttcttttgctgtccaccttcacatcccagtccttgtctccaaCTGTGACAGGTGCTTAactgtctcttgtggctatccgtgccacacacctgtcattcccccaatccgcttttagctgtgggcttagtctgactactttggagagtgttcagtagttacttgcggcattgttaagaggcatttataaccacctactatgcttcCCTAGTACGGTAGCGGCGTTCATTAGTTAGtgctgtgggtcagaccagctttattagcggcagaagACGAGGATTCCAGCTGCATGCATGCTGCCTATTAATGACATTCTTGCTTTACCAGTTTTGTTGAACTTCAAACTAtctttttatcaatattttgtctctttttatcaatgttttgtctcctttttttattgatattttgtctcTTTTTGTCATCATTTTGTCTCtctttttattgatattttgtctcTTGTTATCAATGTTTTGTCTCTTCTTATTGTAATTTTGTCTCTCttttcattgatattttgtcaCCTCTTTTATCGTTATTTTGCCTCTCTTTCTATCGATATTTTGTCTTTTACAGCACCCAAAATCTCGATCGCTCAGTGTGGTCTTGATTTTGGAACCGATGAAAAGAAGGGAGCATTCACAGGAGAAATGGACACggtaaaattaacataataacTCATTGTGGTGGATCCAGAGGGAGGTTGCAGGGGTCCGAGAGGGGGGTCTCGTGTTCTGATAGAGGGGTCTTGCAGGGTTCCAAGAGAGGTGGGGTCACGTGTTCTGAGAGAGGGGTGTTTCAGGGTTCCGAGAGGAGGGATCAAGTGTTccgagagaggggggggggggggggtcacgtgTTCCGAGACGGGTGTCGCAGGTGTCCGAGAGGGGGGTTACGTGTTCCGAGAGAGGATTGTCATAGGGGTTCTGAGAAAGGGGTCACGAGTTCCCAGAGAGGGGTGTCGCAGGGGTCCGAGACGGGGTTTACGTGTTCTCAGAGAGGGGTGTCGCAGGGATCCGAGAGGGGGGTTACGTGTTCCGAGAGAGGAGTGCCACAGGGGTTCCGAGAAGGGGATTACGTGTTCCGAGAGAGGGGTCCGAGAGGGGAGTTACATGTTCCGAGAGAGGGGTTCCGAGAGGGGGGTCACGTGTTCCAAGAGAGGAGTGTTGCAGGGGTCCAAGAGGGTGGTCATGTGTTCCGAGAGAGGGTTGTCGCAGGAGTTCCGAGAAAGGGGTCATGTGTTCTCAGAGAGGGGAGTCGCAGGGGTCCGAGACGGGGTTTACGTGTTCCGAGAGAGGAGTGTCGCAGGGGTTCCGAGAGGGGGGTCATGTGTTCTGAGAGGGGGATTACGTGTTCCCAGAGAGGAATGTCGCAGGGGTTCCGAGAGAGGAGTGTTGCAGGGGTTCCAAGAGGGGGGTTACGTGTTCCCAGAGAGAGGTGCTGCAGGGGTCCGAAAGGGGAGGTCACATGTTCCGAGTTAGGAGTGTTGCAGGGGTTCCGagagggaggtcacgtgttccGAGAGAGGGGTGTCGCAGGGGTTCCGAGAAAGGGGTCACGTGTTCTGAGAGGAGGGGGGTCACGTGTTCCGAGAGAGGGgagttccggggggggggggggtcacgtgTTCCGAGAGAGGGGAGTCGCAGGGGTccgagaggggggggggggggtcacgtgTTCTGAGAGAGACCTCCCACATAtttgaacttttttttcttcttttttttaaaatttaatttagtgctgaaaatgtatctttttttcaaaatggtcaaGAAAATATTTATGACTAATATTACAGGCTGAATAAAATACAGTTACTGATTAGAAATTCACTGAtgaatttgtgtttttatttctttcagatTGGTGTATACCAGTGTAACCCGTGGACTCCTGTGTATTGATGAaggacatttttaatgtttgacTGACAGTGTTATTTTAGATCATGTAGTTTTATCATTAACTGAAGCATGGTGTCTAACTGTTATACACTTCAcatttttagaatattaattagtTCAATTAAATGTAGActtgaaaaatgaaaatgagaAAATCATAATCAATAAACATTTATGGAAATTTAATACTTTATGATGAAGAGCTGTGATATCTTCATTCTTAATGATTCACATTACCTTAGCATGTTCTTTtccacataaatgtattttaaaagtcacatcCGCTTTAGGTCATTTTCATTCTTAATAATTCACATTACCTCAGCATCTTCTTTCTCATATAAatgtcttttttaaaaatctaacaTTTTTTTATACCTTATGTAGGTAATTAAAATGTTGATCATTTAAGACCCTTTTCTCACAAAGTTGTTGTAGAATTTGTTACTGACGGACTTTAACCCTAAGACTAATGTTGGAGTTGAAGAAACAACCTGGTCCCAGTATATCTGCTGCAATGACATGATACACTACAGCTAGGATATTTAATGTTAGGAGTTGGAAGAAACAACCTGGTCCCTGTATATCTGCTGCAATGACATGATACACTACAGCTAGGATATTTAATGTTAGGAGTTGGAAGAAACAACCTGGTCCCTGTATATCTGCTGCAATGACATGATACACTACAGCTAGGATATTTAATGTTAGGAGTGCATCACCGCTTACAGTTTCACCAGATTGTGAAAAGTCATCTCTAACATCTATATAAGTACAGAGCTCGTACACACGAGCTTGTAATACACTAATTCAACATATGGAGtcatttaaatgtaatattgtttgtgaCATACATCAACCATTTGTGACATGAAATATTTTATCGCAAAAACAACCGATACAGACACGTTATCACAACCGATATAGACaaataaatttgacaaaatgtttattaactTTCCCTATTAATGCCACACCTTGAAGATGATTCTATAATTtgataacaaattaattttctttggAAGCTGAAGGCAATATCACCGAAATGGAACTCGGGGAATGTAGTGTGACCCGAAAGTGGGAAACCTGATTGGAAGTAGCGGAAAGACATTTTAGTTTTCAGTTGATATCATTTTTAATACGGGTGTGTAATAGTTATgagatttatttgttttaatacattctTATAAGTGGATTCAGGATTGTGTTTTGAGGAAATTGTCACAGAATTTTCCCCCTCTTGGCACCAACGTTGGGAAATTTGgtgcatttgtttttttctatcaaTAATTGTCAGTTTTTGATTTGAGCATCCAAACATGAGAATATGAAATTTCTCTAACAAACTcgaaacttcttttttttattcagatttttattttatactcaTGACACTCAGTGTtcaatatttggtataattttACTTACAGTAATTGTCTATCCTTGTTTCCACCAAAACATGAAACTAACACTGAAATATGTGACTAAATTTGGAAATGTGGTAAGGCTCATTTGCTCTTGAATATGAACCAGAACATTTTACAACAGAGGTGGGATCAAGTTTTGTCACATGTATGATGAGATAGATGTGACATTTATAGTGGGAGAATGTTAAAGATGGGATCTGGTTTTGCCTCAGTTATTGTTTGTGAGATGTCACGTTTGAGATCTGGTTTTGCCACAGCTATGGAGAGGGAGATATCAAAGGTGGGATCTGGTTTTGACACAGCTTTGGTGAAGGAGATGTCACAATTGGGATCTTGGTTTGCCACAGTTACTGGAGAGGGAGGTATTTTAAAGGTGGGATCCGGTTTTGCCACAGCTATGGTGAAGGAGATGTCACATTTGGGATCTGGTTTTGCCACAGTTTATGAAGAGATATATCAAAGGTGGGATTTGCGACAACCAGTTGACTGAACTTGCCCCTGGCTGTGTCACAGTTAAGGAATCGAGGAAGATGTCACAGATGGGATCTGGTTTTGTCACAGTTATGGTGTGTGAGATGTCACTAACAACCAATTAAACCTCCTGGATCTACTACTTATACTGCATACTctacatgtacacatttattttatagaatatattttttatacgtTTTATCTATAAATTGATTTGTATAACCAGTATTTCACAAATATATGCAATAATGCTCACTGCGATTCTTATGCAATTAACccttggaaataaaataaattttaataaaatattgagtTGTTGGCTTGTTTATAGCTCTAGCTCCGGGAGAAAACTCAAAAGGGCTTATTTGATGGTCAAAGTTATACTAAGGCCCAAAAATCACATCGGTACTGGATCcacaaagggacattcccgagtttgctgcatcgtaagatgtttccgactaataaaatatttctacgattaaacttacatattaaatatattttcttgtttagaatatcagtgtcggtatattcaatgtggtatattcaatgtgtttctggtcgtcttaatatttgtaagaagcccaaactggatgttgtcttcaaataatttcgtacgtacgaaaaaatcttttttaaggaaataaaatgaaatttaacatagtacatatattagaacgatcagaaacacgtttaatatacagccactaatattttatgcagaaaaatatatttgatatgtaattgcagtcatcaaaaagtctccgttagtcaaTAAATATGGCAGAAGACGACATGGAACATACACTAGTACTCTGGCAGCCTCCTCAGAACCGGACATTCAGTGTGTTTTGAGCCATTATTCACAAAAACTATACAGCATAGCTGTTACAGGtacgttgggggggggggggggcggttgtGGGATgtattaatcttttttttatttagttgtgtgtgtattttgtttttctgctCTATGTAAGGGCAAACAGGTGGCTTGTGGTGTCCCccatgtgcaccacgactggtatggtatgctatcctgtctgtgggacggtgcatataaaaaaatcccttgctactaatgaaaaactgtagtgggtttcccttctaagactatatgacaaaattattaaaggaattgataggggggggggggggggggtggcttgAATATAAAATTGGACAATGTGCCGATGACACTCCTTTGTCTCATAGAAATGCAATACGTACATGTACTTTAGATATTTTTAGAGACATATCGggactgaaaataaataaagaaaaaacaaaaactattggATTAGGTCCCCTTGCGAATACCATGGCGGAAATGTATATACAAGTAAGTCTAGATTGGTGTGAAAACAAGTTTGAGATTCTAGGTATAACACTTAATAAACAACTAGATAATATTTGGACACTGAATTTAGATGAAAAACTGGCGTGGCAGATGCGGAACTATGTGGTAGGATAACGGTTGTAAAAACATTAGCTATGTCAAAACTAACTCATATTTTTACCAGTCTATCAAATCCACCTAATgaacatatattaaaaataaatagaatgaTTTTCTCATTTATATGGAAAGTTGGCCCAGATAGAATTAAACGCTcagttattacaaacatttattcTGAGGGTGGGTTAAAAATCAATGAAACATTACCATTTATTAAAGCTCTAAAAGTGTCATGGTTAAGACGCTACTTTCAATCAGACtgcaaatagtttttaaataaatatatggacAATGTAGCTATATCTAACATGGGAGCCAATGTTggtgaatatttaaataaaagttttaaaatcctTTTTGGAATGATGTATTGAAATGGATGGAAAGATCGTGtgcaaaaaacccccaacagaaattaaaacttgtgaCGAAATGGTAAATGAGCCGATATGGtacaacacacattttaaaaacaggtcATTATTTATCCGCAATTGGTATAATAACGGTATAACACATATCAGACATCTGTTATCTGAAACAGGATACATCATTCCTTTTGcagagataaaacaaaaatatagcatacGAGGAACCTTTTTAGATTACGAAAATGTAATTCATAGTATCCCAGAAAATTGGAAAGGCATTGTCCAAAATATTGCAAGGAcagataaatttatataatactttATGTCCAacgtatatgtttttaatgacaaaaataagtaaaggttgtggtgtatattataatatactttctATGAATGTAGAAATGCCAACAGCACAAATCCGCTGGTCTGCGATAATAAACGATGATAACTCCCCGTTAATATGGAAAAAGGTATATTTAACACCGAGATTATGTACTAAACAAATCGCACTTATAGATTTTCTATATAAAAATTCTTAATAGAATAATAGCAACCAATAGCTTTCTATGTAGGCTAGGGATTCGGGACGATGCACTTTGTACTTTCTGTAATGAGGACGAGGAAACGATAATACacctttttgtaaaatgttcaaaAGTGACTTCTTTGTGGCGAAATTTGGAATCTTGGATTTTTGATGTCACTGGATGCCGTACAATTATAAACGATAGAAAGAtcatttttggtatacaaacaGGACAAAAAATacttaatcatttaattttaataacaaaacaatatatatatatatatatatatatatatatatatatatatatatatatatatatatatatatatgtatatatatatatataatgctcgTGTAGCGAACATCTCACTATCGTTTCCTCGTCTTCTAGCCATTGTAAAGGATTATTACAtgacagaaaaaataatatcacaaataaatttgcAAGGGGACGACCATATTATAAAATGGTACGTATTTTTCGCGGTATTAGAAGCCAGTGAATAAATATTCTTCTTCTCcgttttcattttaattaatgttgatTTAATCAACTGGTTTTTAATgcatctataatatatatatatatatatatatatatatatatatatatatatatatatatatatatatatatatatatatatatatatatatatatatatatatatagatagaagTCGTGTAAATAGGAGATCTGCTGTGAAATAGCCCATGTGTTCAATTATATGTTATACCTCCCTGAAACATCAGCTGTACATAcctttttacctttttttttcaattactgtttgtattcatttaCGTGCTGTGTATAGTgtattgttcttttttcttgtattctgtaatttatgttttataaactgtatatttgcaaataaaaaagaaaaataaagaattaaaaaacaccaaaaaaacactgAACTATGAGGCCACACAAGCACAACTGTAACGTAGCCCAGGGATAAAGCGTCCgccttatgcgcggtcggttttgggatcgatccccgtcagtgggtcagGACTAGCCCGAGTACACTCACCGTAAgaggggtcgggacgtagcccagtgataaagcgtccGCCTAATTCGCAGgcggttttgggatcgatccccgccattgggcccattgggctatttctcgttcgagccagtgcaccacgactggtatatcaaagaccgtggtgtatgttatcctgtctgtgggatagggCATATAacaatattccttgctactaacggaaaaatgtagcgggtttcatctttaagactatatgtcaaaattaccaaatagccactgattaataaatcaatgtgctctagtggtgtcgttaaacaaaacaaactttaagtcaTCGGACCTGTGgttggtaggtaccgggttcgcatTCCGGAACTGGCTCCCATCCACAGTGAGTTTAACGGCCAGACATAAcaaatatgtgatattttgtaaactttGCAATTTACTGATGTGGTATTTTGTAAACTTTGCAATATACTGATGTGGTATTTACTTGAATGTTTTGCAAAGACTGGACATAACCGATTTCTGTCATCCCTTGATTTATTATTGTGGTATTTGGGTGAATGTTTTACAAAGACTGAACATAACCGATTTCTGTCATCCCTTGATTTACTGATGTGGTATTTACGGGAATGTTTTGCAAAGACTGGACATAACCGATTTCTGTCATCCCTTGATTTACTGATGTGGTATTTACGGGAATGTTTTGCAAAGACTGGACATAACCGATTGCAGATGTCATGATCATCCCTCGATTTACTTATGTGGTATTTTTGTGACCCTTGGTTCATTtgcattccattccaatatttatttacatgctcatataccactaaggtttcaagcatgtctgtcacggGCCCCTCCTCCGGATAGCCGGCAGGagtggtccgggacagaaatatagggaacattttaaaatttaaagccAAAAATTATATTGGGACATTAAAATTTTGATGTGCATTCCAAATATAAAATTCCTATTTCTTAATTTTCGTCACAATTTTGACCGGGTAATCTAAACTTAAAAGGTCTC
Proteins encoded in this region:
- the LOC121373198 gene encoding uncharacterized protein LOC121373198 isoform X7, whose amino-acid sequence is MCPTICTGKEVCNVRPWWNDTHKYEEGGGDNGWRASTCKKSSLYFDIVGCQCSKAATKVCDAVMTMDFSNPNRLTTAPGVKVTTSNVTFINGMAMFSGHGLIRTSMSLVEAAGGCPVTIRLSYKSTTSDRQVLVKSPLCRMAESSSLVVTVDGNDVVLEMKNWFGTAMSMRVPTDDFKTDEWKQVSFVYDGKFATGRVSGDKVTYIFKTFAPKISIAQCGLDFGTDEKKGAFTGEMDTIGVYQCNPWTPVY
- the LOC121373198 gene encoding protein PIF-like isoform X6; this translates as MQGSCRGYWTCVNGKSEAACCPVGFAYVETKGCLVDFTCRDMCPTICTGKEVCNVRPWWNDTHKYEEGGGDNGWRASTCKKSSLYFDIVGCQCSKAATKVCDAVMTMDFSNPNRLTTAPGVKVTTSNVTFINGMAMFSGHGLIRTSMSLVEAAGGCPVTIRLSYKSTTSDRQVLVKSPLCRMAESSSLVVTVDGNDVVLEMKNWFGTAMSMRVPTDDFKTDEWKQVSFVYDGKFATGRVSGDKVTYIFKTFAPKISIAQCGLDFGTDEKKGAFTGEMDTIGVYQCNPWTPVY
- the LOC121373198 gene encoding protein PIF-like isoform X5, with product MQGSCRGYWTCVNGKSEAACCPVGFAYVETKGCLVDFTCRDMCPTVCTGKEVCNVRPWWNDTHKYEEGGGDNGWRASTCKKSSLYFDIVGCQCSKAATKVCDAVMTMDFSNPNRLTTAPGVKVTTSNVTFINGMAMFSGHGLIRTSMSLVEAAGGCPVTIRLSYKSTTSDRQVLVKSPLCRMAESSSLVVTVDGNDVVLEMKNWFGTAMSMRVPTDDFKTDEWKQVSFVYDGKFATGRVSGDKVTYIFKTFAPKISIAQCGLDFGTDEKKGAFTGEMDTIGVYQCNPWTPVY